A stretch of DNA from Nitrospira sp. KM1:
CAACTTGCGCATGCAATACGCCCGGCCCCGGTTCCGAGACCATTTCATAGTCCTGCGACATGCTCTGGTAGGCCATGGTGTAGAGAAGATCGGCAATTTTCTGCGCTTGAGCCTGGCGATCGGGATTGGTCGTCGGTTCGCTCCAGATCTGTACGTGATCGAGCAGCATTTTCTTGTAGGTTCCTCGTGGAATGGTCGCGACCTTGGGATTCTTGTAGACGAGGAGCGATTCTCCATCTTCTCCCTTGTGCATCAGCGGATAGAGGTTACCCAGGAAGCCGCTGGTATCGACTGAGCGAGCCTGCTTCGTTGGGGCGCAGGCAGCGAAGGAGATGATGACGAGCACACAGATCACACGACGGCATAGGCGCATGGCAACCTCCTTGTCCACTCGATGAGCGGGAAAAGCGTAGGGCAGGGAGGACTGAATAGCAAGTGTCCGGCTTGACGCTTTGCCGAGGGGATTGTATAAGTAATCCCCTTAAAAAACAGAGAAGGACTGCCATCTTGGCACGTTCACGACACGCAGACGCCCTCAGGTCGGGCCCCCCCTGTCTCATCCTCTCTTGCTTGTTTCTCACGGTCCTCGCCGGCTGTGAGCGCAAGGAAGCGGTGTCCGCCTCGCCTCCGGATGTGCTGGTGACGGAAGTCGTCCGTCGAGACGTGCCCGTCATTGTGGAAGGTATCGGCACCACTGCCGGCATGGTGGATGCGCAGATCCGCGCCAAGGTGCAAGGCTATCTGCTTTCGCGCAACTACATTGAAGGGGCCTACGTCAAAACAGGCGATGTCCTCTTCAAGATCGATGCGCGTCCTTATCAGGCCTCGTTCGATCAAATGAAGGGGGAACTCGCACGGGCGGAAGCGGCGTACAAGAAAACGAAGCTCGATGTGGCGCGTGATACTCCTCTCGCCAAACAGGGTGCCGTCAGTCAAAAAGAGTTGGACGATTCCATTCAAGCCAATGAGGCCAACAAGGCTTCGGTCTATTCTGCCAAGGCCAATCTCGACAAGGCCAAGCTGAACTTCGACTGGACGACCATCATGTCGCCGGTGAACGGGGTGGCCGGCATCGCCAACGCGCAAATCGGCGACTTGATCATGGAGAATACGATTCTCACGACCGTATCGCAGGTCGATCCCATCAAGGTGTTGTTTCCCATCAGCGAAAAGATGTATTTGCGGTTCGCCGACCGCATCCAAAAGGTCGCTGCCGATCCGATGGGTGACCACCCGAACCGGCCGGAGCTGGAGCTGATTCTGACCGATGGAACGGTATATCCCCACAAGGGGAAGGTGGCGCTTGCCGACCGACAGGTTGATACGAAGACGGGGACAATCACGATCGTCAGCTACTTTCCGAACCCTGGAAACGTGCTGCGTCCCGGCCAATATGCAAAGGTACGAGCGACGATCGAGACGCTTCGGGAAGCCTTGCTCATCCCGCAGCGCGCCGTGCAGGAGCTTCAAGGCAGCTATCATGTGGCGGTGGTGGAAACCGACAACAAGATCGCCGTCAAGAGCGTGAAGCCCGGTGTGCGCATCGGGACGCAATGGGTCATCACCAGCGGGTTGAATCCCGGAGAGCAGGTCGTCGTCGAAGGGCTCCAGAAAGTCCGCAGCGGGGTCGTGGTCTCCCCCAAGCCCGTTCCTCCCGAACCTCCCATCACGGATACTGAGGCCATTTCTCCGTCAACCCGCGCCGGAACCTAGCACATGGTGAGATTCTTCATCCATCGGCCGATCGTGGCCATGGTGATTGCGATCATCACAGTGCTGGTGGGCATCGTGTCCGTTCTCCGCCTGCCGGTTGCGCAATTCCCGAACTTGGTTCCCCCGGAAATCCAGGTCCAGACAACGTATCTCGGCGCCGATGCCCTCTCCGTTGAGCAGGCAGTCGCCACGCCGCTCGAACAGCAGATCAACGGCGTCGACCACATGCTGTACATGTATTCCACCAGCGCGGGCAGCGGGCAGATGACGCTGCGTGTCGCCTTCGATCTCGACACCGATCCCAACACCGATCAAGTGTTGACGCAGATGCGTCAGACCATCGCCGTGCCCCAGCTCCCCGAAGCCGTTCAGCGATACGGCATCACGAATCCAAAAGCCTTGAGCACTCCGCTCATGATGCTGTCGTTGTATTCCCCCAAGGGCACCTATGACGCGACCTTCCTAGCCAATTACGCTTTTATCAACATCAACGATCCGCTGACGCGGGTGACCGGCGTGGGCCAGGTGCAGCTCTTTGGAGC
This window harbors:
- a CDS encoding DUF3313 domain-containing protein, producing the protein MRLCRRVICVLVIISFAACAPTKQARSVDTSGFLGNLYPLMHKGEDGESLLVYKNPKVATIPRGTYKKMLLDHVQIWSEPTTNPDRQAQAQKIADLLYTMAYQSMSQDYEMVSEPGPGVLHAQVAITRADPAYVVLRAVSTIPAPMNAFAVASLLKNIGTGKPLFVGDASLELKLSDSITGEVLGASADRRVGKKRLDADSFDSWDDVHKALEFWVAQARYRLCKERHADHCIAPKD
- a CDS encoding efflux RND transporter periplasmic adaptor subunit codes for the protein MARSRHADALRSGPPCLILSCLFLTVLAGCERKEAVSASPPDVLVTEVVRRDVPVIVEGIGTTAGMVDAQIRAKVQGYLLSRNYIEGAYVKTGDVLFKIDARPYQASFDQMKGELARAEAAYKKTKLDVARDTPLAKQGAVSQKELDDSIQANEANKASVYSAKANLDKAKLNFDWTTIMSPVNGVAGIANAQIGDLIMENTILTTVSQVDPIKVLFPISEKMYLRFADRIQKVAADPMGDHPNRPELELILTDGTVYPHKGKVALADRQVDTKTGTITIVSYFPNPGNVLRPGQYAKVRATIETLREALLIPQRAVQELQGSYHVAVVETDNKIAVKSVKPGVRIGTQWVITSGLNPGEQVVVEGLQKVRSGVVVSPKPVPPEPPITDTEAISPSTRAGT